The Geodermatophilaceae bacterium NBWT11 genome has a segment encoding these proteins:
- a CDS encoding DUF559 domain-containing protein — MTVPADRWPRGAAGVLAHRTTLPMHVVEHEGVPVPGLARSLVDAWAWACSTRLNPRAAQDLPVVRHAVIAACREGRVRVQDLRGESAAQRIHAGRVTLTTLLDLVEQGCQSELEVFGVLHVLRAASLPRCVQQHRVTLLDGRRVVLDAAWPELRVAVEMDGHRFHGDRAARERDMRRDTGLAALGWIVLRFSYRRLTSDPEGCRREIEAVLRRRALELEPIR, encoded by the coding sequence GTGACGGTGCCCGCCGACCGGTGGCCGCGGGGCGCAGCTGGCGTCCTGGCGCACCGGACCACCCTGCCGATGCACGTCGTGGAGCACGAGGGGGTCCCGGTGCCGGGCCTGGCTCGCAGCCTGGTCGATGCCTGGGCCTGGGCGTGCTCGACCCGGCTGAACCCGCGAGCGGCCCAGGACCTCCCGGTGGTCCGGCACGCGGTGATCGCCGCATGTCGAGAGGGACGGGTCCGGGTGCAGGACCTGCGGGGGGAGTCAGCAGCCCAGCGGATCCACGCCGGCCGGGTCACGCTGACGACACTGCTCGACCTGGTCGAGCAGGGGTGCCAGAGCGAGCTCGAGGTGTTCGGCGTGCTCCACGTGCTCCGGGCGGCGTCGCTGCCGCGGTGCGTCCAGCAGCACCGGGTGACCCTCCTCGACGGGCGTCGGGTGGTCCTGGACGCCGCCTGGCCGGAGCTCCGGGTGGCCGTGGAGATGGACGGCCACCGCTTCCACGGCGATCGGGCAGCCCGGGAGCGAGACATGCGGCGGGACACGGGCCTCGCGGCGCTGGGATGGATCGTCCTGAGGTTCAGCTACCGGCGGCTCACCTCGGACCCGGAGGGCTGCCGCCGGGAGATCGAGGCCGTGCTGCGGCGCCGGGCTCTCGAGCTCGAGCCCATCCGCTGA
- the valS gene encoding valine--tRNA ligase encodes MSTDVTAPGTVPDKPTLDGLEAKWVAAWAEDDVYGFDRAAALAAPRAQTFAIDTPPPTASGSLHVGHVFSYTHTDIVARYHRMTGKHVFYPMGWDDNGLPTERRVQNYYGVRCDPSLPYDEAFEPPEKPGKEQLPISRRNFVELCERLTAVDEDSFEELWRQVGLSVDWSNVYRTISETSRATAQRAFLHNLERGEAYAQEAPTLWDVTFRTAVAQAELEDRERPGAYHRIAFAGPSGPVHIETTRPELLPACVALVAHPDDERYQPLFGQTVTTPVFGVEVPVVAHRLAEPGKGSGIAMICTFGDLNDVTWWRELQLPTRPVVGWDGRLVPDAPSGVPAAPYAELAGKTVFSAQARMVELLRESGDLDGEPRPITHPVKFFEKGERPLEIVTTRQWYIRNGGRDADLRAALVARGKEIQWVPEHMRHRYENWVEGLNGDWLVSRQRFFGVPFPVWYRLDDAGEPVYDQPLLAPEGSLPVDPSSDVPDGFTADQRGVPGGFMADPDVMDTWATSSLSPQVASGWDTDPELFAHVFPMDLRPQAHDIIRTWLFSTVVRAHYEQGQVPWTHAAISGFVVDPDRKKMSKSKGNATTPIDVLQKYGTDAVRWRAAGARPGADSPFDEVQMKVGRRLAIKLLNVGKFVLGSLGATADLVGAPVTEPVDAALLARLRGVVAEATAAMEAYNYTRALEVTETFFWQFCDDHVELVKTRAYGEDGGPAEGAASAKAGLATALSVLNRLLAPVLPFATEEVWSWWQTGSVHRAPWPTTDELAGDGDPELVTVAAEALAAVRKAKSEAKVSMRAPVQTAVVHAPPAQVALVEAVRRDLVAAGIIAELTVSAGDGPMTVEVVLAPIE; translated from the coding sequence ATGTCCACAGACGTCACCGCCCCGGGCACCGTGCCCGACAAGCCCACCCTCGACGGCCTGGAGGCCAAGTGGGTGGCCGCCTGGGCCGAGGACGACGTCTACGGCTTCGACCGGGCCGCCGCCCTGGCCGCCCCCCGCGCGCAGACGTTCGCGATCGACACCCCGCCGCCGACGGCGAGCGGGTCCCTGCACGTCGGGCACGTGTTCAGCTACACGCACACCGACATCGTGGCGCGCTACCACCGGATGACCGGCAAGCACGTCTTCTACCCGATGGGCTGGGACGACAACGGCCTGCCCACCGAGCGCCGGGTGCAGAACTACTACGGCGTGCGCTGCGACCCCTCGCTGCCCTACGACGAGGCGTTCGAGCCCCCGGAGAAGCCCGGCAAGGAGCAGCTGCCGATCAGCCGGCGCAACTTCGTCGAGCTGTGCGAGCGGCTGACCGCCGTCGACGAGGACTCCTTCGAGGAGCTGTGGCGCCAGGTCGGGCTGTCCGTCGACTGGTCCAACGTCTACCGGACCATCTCCGAGACCTCCCGGGCCACCGCCCAGCGGGCCTTCCTGCACAACCTGGAGCGCGGGGAGGCCTACGCCCAGGAGGCCCCGACCCTCTGGGACGTCACCTTCCGCACCGCCGTCGCCCAGGCCGAGCTGGAGGACCGGGAGCGCCCCGGCGCCTACCACCGGATCGCCTTCGCCGGCCCCAGCGGCCCGGTGCACATCGAGACCACCCGCCCCGAGCTGCTGCCGGCCTGCGTGGCCCTGGTCGCGCACCCCGACGACGAGCGCTACCAGCCGCTGTTCGGGCAGACCGTGACCACGCCGGTGTTCGGTGTCGAGGTCCCGGTGGTCGCCCACCGCCTCGCCGAGCCGGGCAAGGGCTCGGGCATCGCGATGATCTGCACCTTCGGCGACCTCAACGACGTCACCTGGTGGCGCGAGCTCCAGCTGCCCACCCGCCCGGTGGTCGGCTGGGACGGCCGGCTGGTCCCCGACGCCCCCAGCGGCGTCCCGGCTGCGCCGTACGCCGAGCTGGCCGGCAAGACCGTGTTCAGCGCGCAGGCCCGGATGGTCGAGCTGCTGCGCGAGTCCGGGGACCTGGACGGCGAGCCCCGCCCGATCACCCACCCGGTGAAGTTCTTCGAGAAGGGCGAGCGCCCGCTGGAGATCGTCACCACCCGTCAGTGGTACATCCGCAACGGCGGTCGGGACGCCGACCTGCGCGCCGCCCTGGTGGCCCGCGGCAAGGAGATCCAGTGGGTCCCCGAGCACATGCGGCACCGCTACGAGAACTGGGTCGAGGGACTCAACGGCGACTGGCTGGTCAGCCGGCAGCGGTTCTTCGGCGTCCCGTTCCCGGTCTGGTACCGCCTGGACGACGCCGGTGAGCCGGTCTACGACCAGCCGCTGCTGGCCCCCGAGGGGTCACTGCCGGTCGACCCGTCCTCCGACGTGCCCGACGGGTTCACCGCCGACCAGCGCGGCGTGCCCGGCGGGTTCATGGCCGACCCCGACGTGATGGACACCTGGGCGACGTCCTCGCTGTCGCCCCAGGTCGCCTCGGGCTGGGACACCGACCCGGAGCTCTTCGCGCACGTCTTCCCGATGGACCTGCGGCCCCAGGCGCACGACATCATCCGCACCTGGCTGTTCTCCACCGTCGTCCGTGCTCACTACGAGCAGGGCCAGGTGCCCTGGACGCACGCCGCGATCTCCGGGTTCGTGGTCGACCCCGACCGCAAGAAGATGAGCAAGTCCAAGGGCAACGCCACCACCCCGATCGACGTGCTGCAGAAGTACGGCACCGACGCCGTCCGCTGGCGCGCCGCCGGGGCCCGCCCGGGTGCGGACTCCCCCTTCGACGAGGTGCAGATGAAGGTCGGCCGCCGGCTGGCCATCAAGCTGCTCAACGTCGGCAAGTTCGTGCTCGGCAGCCTGGGCGCCACCGCCGACCTGGTCGGAGCGCCGGTCACCGAGCCGGTCGATGCCGCCCTGCTGGCCCGGCTGCGCGGGGTGGTCGCCGAGGCCACCGCCGCGATGGAGGCCTACAACTACACCCGGGCGCTGGAGGTCACCGAGACCTTCTTCTGGCAGTTCTGCGACGACCACGTCGAGCTGGTCAAGACCCGGGCCTACGGCGAGGACGGCGGCCCGGCCGAGGGCGCGGCGTCGGCCAAGGCCGGGCTCGCGACGGCGCTGTCGGTGCTGAACCGGCTGCTCGCCCCGGTGCTGCCCTTCGCCACCGAGGAGGTCTGGTCGTGGTGGCAGACCGGCTCGGTGCACCGCGCCCCGTGGCCGACCACCGACGAGCTCGCCGGGGACGGCGACCCGGAGCTGGTGACCGTCGCTGCCGAGGCGCTGGCCGCGGTCCGCAAGGCCAAGAGCGAGGCCAAGGTGTCGATGCGCGCCCCGGTGCAGACCGCGGTCGTGCACGCTCCCCCGGCCCAGGTCGCCCTGGTCGAGGCCGTCCGCCGCGACCTGGTGGCCGCCGGCATCATCGCCGAGCTCACCGTGTCGGCCGGCGACGGCCCGATGACCGTCGAGGTCGTCCTCGCCCCGATCGAGTAG
- a CDS encoding bifunctional folylpolyglutamate synthase/dihydrofolate synthase — MTTSPSQPRSAGTARELARVEAALLARWPETRLEPSLTRISALLDLLGSPHRAFPVVQVTGTNGKTTTARMVDELLRGFGLRVGRFTSPHLETVRERIVIDGRPISEERFVEVHDDIAPYVQMVDAGSEVPLSFFEVVVAMAYAAFAETPVDVAVVEVGMGGTWDATNVADARVAVVTPVSMDHAEYLGPDVASIATEKAGIIKPAPPTEEGVPGPDVVAVLAHQPAGALEALVRRAVEVDATVAREGTEFGVLERRVAVGGQQIRVQGLGGEYPEVYLPLFGAHQAQNAAVALAAVEAFLGAGSASGPVDPEVVRAAFAAVRSPGRLERVRTSPSVLVDAAHNPAGMAATVEAVRESFDFTRLIGVVGCVRGKDVAAMLTELEPLCAELVVTQNSSPRSIPADELGAIAVDVFGADRVSVHPQLFEALESAIELAEAGADHALGGSGVLVTGSVITAGEARRMMGGKKK; from the coding sequence ATGACCACCTCCCCGTCCCAGCCCAGGTCCGCCGGGACCGCCCGAGAGCTGGCCCGGGTCGAGGCCGCCCTCCTGGCCCGTTGGCCGGAGACCCGGCTGGAGCCCAGCCTCACCCGCATCTCGGCCCTGCTCGACCTGCTCGGCTCCCCGCACCGGGCCTTCCCCGTCGTCCAGGTGACCGGCACCAACGGCAAGACCACCACCGCCCGGATGGTGGACGAGCTGCTGCGCGGCTTCGGCCTGCGGGTCGGCCGTTTCACCAGCCCGCACCTGGAGACCGTCCGCGAGCGGATCGTCATCGACGGCCGCCCGATCAGCGAGGAGCGGTTCGTCGAGGTCCACGACGACATCGCGCCCTACGTGCAGATGGTCGACGCCGGCAGCGAGGTGCCGCTGTCCTTCTTCGAGGTGGTGGTGGCGATGGCCTACGCCGCCTTCGCCGAGACCCCGGTCGACGTCGCCGTCGTCGAGGTCGGCATGGGCGGCACCTGGGACGCCACCAACGTCGCCGACGCCCGGGTCGCCGTCGTCACCCCGGTCTCGATGGACCACGCCGAGTACCTCGGCCCCGACGTCGCCTCGATCGCGACCGAGAAGGCCGGGATCATCAAGCCCGCGCCGCCGACCGAGGAGGGCGTCCCCGGTCCGGACGTCGTCGCGGTGCTCGCCCACCAGCCCGCCGGCGCCCTGGAGGCCCTGGTGCGCCGGGCCGTCGAGGTCGACGCCACCGTCGCCCGCGAGGGCACCGAGTTCGGCGTGCTCGAGCGCCGGGTCGCCGTGGGCGGCCAGCAGATCCGCGTCCAGGGCCTGGGTGGGGAGTACCCCGAGGTCTACCTGCCGCTGTTCGGCGCGCACCAGGCGCAGAACGCCGCAGTCGCCCTGGCCGCCGTCGAGGCGTTCCTGGGGGCCGGCTCGGCCAGCGGCCCGGTCGACCCCGAGGTGGTCCGCGCCGCGTTCGCCGCCGTCCGCTCGCCGGGGCGGCTGGAGCGGGTGCGCACCTCGCCGTCCGTGCTGGTCGACGCCGCGCACAACCCGGCCGGCATGGCCGCCACCGTCGAGGCGGTGCGGGAGTCCTTCGACTTCACCCGGCTGATCGGCGTGGTGGGCTGTGTCCGGGGCAAGGACGTCGCCGCGATGCTCACCGAGCTCGAGCCGCTGTGCGCCGAGCTGGTGGTCACCCAGAACAGCTCGCCCCGGTCGATCCCGGCCGACGAGCTGGGCGCGATCGCCGTCGACGTGTTCGGGGCCGACCGGGTCAGCGTGCACCCGCAGCTGTTCGAGGCGCTGGAGTCGGCGATCGAGCTGGCCGAGGCCGGCGCCGACCACGCCCTCGGTGGTTCCGGCGTGCTGGTCACCGGCAGCGTGATCACCGCCGGTGAGGCCCGCCGGATGATGGGCGGGAAGAAGAAGTGA
- a CDS encoding DUF4233 domain-containing protein has product MSAPQAADPARAAKALSGAAAATVLLEGIAVLFVPRALAPTEGLGGGVLAALVVLSIVLILASGVQRRPQGLLIGTVLQVPLLATGFFSSAMWFVGGVFVLVWLYLLQIRKDLVGTRFGPVPESPVVEGP; this is encoded by the coding sequence GTGAGCGCCCCGCAGGCGGCCGACCCGGCCCGGGCGGCCAAGGCGCTGTCGGGGGCGGCTGCGGCCACGGTGCTGCTGGAGGGGATCGCCGTCCTCTTCGTGCCCCGGGCCCTGGCGCCGACCGAGGGGCTGGGCGGGGGAGTCCTCGCCGCGCTGGTCGTGCTGTCGATCGTGCTGATCCTGGCCAGCGGGGTGCAGCGTCGTCCCCAGGGCCTGCTGATCGGCACCGTGCTGCAGGTCCCGCTGCTGGCGACCGGCTTCTTCTCCAGTGCCATGTGGTTCGTTGGCGGGGTCTTCGTGCTGGTGTGGCTGTACCTGCTGCAGATACGCAAGGACCTGGTCGGCACCCGCTTCGGACCGGTGCCGGAGTCCCCGGTCGTCGAGGGCCCGTAG
- a CDS encoding nucleoside-diphosphate kinase: protein MSEPTTERSLVLVKPDGVARGLVGEVVSRLEAKGLRLVAAELRTLPREVAEQHYAEHSERPFFGSLVEFITGGPLLALVVEGPRAIEAFRALAGATDPVKAAPGTIRGDLALEVQNNIVHGSDSPESATREIGLFFPAL from the coding sequence GTGTCCGAACCCACCACCGAACGTTCCCTCGTCCTCGTCAAGCCCGACGGCGTCGCCCGCGGCCTGGTCGGCGAGGTCGTCAGCCGCCTGGAGGCCAAGGGCCTGCGCCTGGTCGCCGCCGAGCTCCGCACCCTGCCCCGCGAGGTCGCCGAGCAGCACTACGCCGAGCACAGCGAGCGGCCGTTCTTCGGCTCGCTCGTCGAGTTCATCACCGGCGGTCCGCTGCTGGCCCTGGTCGTCGAGGGCCCCCGCGCCATCGAGGCCTTCCGCGCGCTGGCCGGCGCCACCGACCCGGTCAAGGCCGCCCCCGGCACCATCCGGGGCGACCTGGCCCTCGAGGTGCAGAACAACATCGTGCACGGCTCGGACTCGCCCGAGTCGGCCACCCGCGAGATCGGCCTGTTCTTCCCCGCTCTGTGA
- a CDS encoding DUF2344 domain-containing protein encodes MARTPDGPPPPPTVQKLRLRYTKRGPLRFASHRDLARALERALRRAQVPMAFSAGFSPHPKISYMGAAPTGAASEAEYVEIGLAVRCDPEAVRVALDASLPPGIDVLECVEAAEGTGGLADRLDATVWRIDLAGVDVAELAAATEALLAAEVVTVSKRTKNGPRDIDARAAVVSASVSEGAGCAILHMVVRQLTPTVRPDDVLAALAAVADLHPPLPPRAVREAQGRLDDSGEVADPLGPDREAGSRCQGEPQPV; translated from the coding sequence ATGGCGCGCACCCCCGACGGTCCGCCGCCCCCGCCGACGGTCCAGAAGCTGCGGCTGCGCTACACCAAGCGCGGTCCGCTGCGGTTCGCCTCGCACCGGGACCTGGCGCGCGCCCTGGAACGGGCGCTGCGCCGGGCCCAGGTGCCGATGGCGTTCTCCGCCGGCTTCAGCCCGCACCCCAAGATCAGCTACATGGGCGCGGCCCCCACCGGGGCCGCCTCGGAGGCCGAGTACGTCGAGATCGGGCTCGCCGTCCGGTGCGACCCGGAGGCCGTCCGGGTGGCCCTGGACGCCTCGCTGCCCCCGGGCATCGACGTGCTGGAGTGCGTCGAGGCGGCCGAGGGGACCGGGGGACTGGCCGACCGGCTGGACGCCACCGTCTGGCGGATCGACCTGGCCGGCGTGGACGTCGCCGAGCTCGCCGCAGCGACCGAGGCCCTGCTCGCCGCCGAGGTGGTGACGGTCTCCAAGCGCACCAAGAACGGCCCGCGGGACATCGACGCCCGGGCTGCCGTCGTCTCCGCCTCGGTGTCGGAGGGGGCAGGTTGTGCCATACTGCACATGGTGGTACGGCAGCTGACGCCGACCGTACGACCGGACGACGTGTTGGCCGCTCTCGCTGCCGTCGCCGACCTGCACCCGCCGTTGCCCCCACGGGCCGTGCGTGAGGCGCAGGGCCGGCTCGACGACAGCGGTGAGGTGGCCGATCCGCTCGGGCCCGACCGCGAGGCCGGCTCCCGCTGCCAGGGGGAGCCCCAGCCGGTCTGA